In Aminobacterium sp. MB27-C1, a single genomic region encodes these proteins:
- a CDS encoding substrate-binding domain-containing protein, whose product MVKDWKEHIPMEEAWSILKETFSRIKRKRDLSVDVCTNYILAEDICSRRNVPHFSASAVDGYALATKKTATASIATPVHLAQSEYEWVNTGAEVPLQYDGVLMIEDSSLEDKNLVVYKTLSTGDNIRPVGEDVASGQIIAREGDYISPPLAALFLAAGYSSVPVWDVPKTLFIPTGDEIVSGVDWLRKGAVSGKVVESNSTMLKGYFYRWGFPLDIVEPLPDDPKFIRDTVLQNVEKYDLILIGAGSAKGKKDYTSQILSEEGKMLFHWLLMKPGRPAMAANVKGTPIIDLPGFPMSTAVVAWSLVYPLLKLLSEGDFDENIVLKEALNAKEEIMELLAPCSSVPGRNEWLRVKAVSLHGKKKFFPLSSGSSTMWAMSEADGFVLLSRSVAECPIGTELVVWLTRKIDWNRRLLFQGSNDPAFERLGSYIRRRGGELVYRSVGSLGGLSALSRGECHIAACHLLDPENGTYNDSYIEKLSQGKTWIRRLLFFRQQGLLVKKGNPLEIFDIKDIAEKQARFINRQPGAGTRVLLDALLRENGMKTKEINGYTIQATTHFDAANRITAGVADVALGIKAAADALNLDFIPITEEPYELVYPAEYENHPCLLALLDALNDSQWKLQVEELGGYRWNS is encoded by the coding sequence ATGGTAAAGGATTGGAAAGAGCACATCCCCATGGAAGAAGCATGGTCGATTCTAAAAGAAACTTTTTCTCGAATAAAGAGAAAGCGAGACTTATCTGTCGATGTTTGTACGAATTACATATTAGCCGAAGATATTTGTTCAAGAAGAAACGTTCCTCATTTCAGTGCTTCTGCTGTGGATGGTTATGCCCTGGCCACGAAAAAAACCGCTACCGCGAGTATAGCTACGCCCGTTCATCTCGCACAGAGTGAGTACGAATGGGTTAATACGGGTGCGGAAGTTCCTCTTCAATATGATGGAGTTCTCATGATTGAAGATTCGTCATTAGAAGATAAAAATCTAGTAGTCTACAAAACGCTCTCAACTGGAGATAACATACGTCCCGTTGGAGAAGATGTGGCTTCTGGACAGATTATTGCTCGAGAGGGAGATTATATCTCTCCGCCGTTAGCAGCGCTTTTTCTTGCTGCCGGGTATTCGTCTGTTCCCGTATGGGATGTGCCTAAAACTCTTTTTATTCCTACTGGAGATGAGATTGTCTCTGGTGTAGATTGGCTCAGAAAGGGTGCTGTCTCAGGTAAAGTTGTCGAAAGCAATTCAACAATGCTGAAAGGGTATTTTTATCGTTGGGGGTTTCCTCTTGATATTGTGGAACCTCTACCTGACGATCCGAAATTTATTCGTGACACTGTTCTTCAAAACGTTGAAAAGTACGATCTCATTCTTATTGGTGCAGGATCGGCAAAAGGAAAGAAAGATTACACGTCTCAAATTTTATCTGAAGAAGGAAAGATGCTTTTCCATTGGTTACTAATGAAACCTGGCAGACCGGCAATGGCTGCAAATGTGAAGGGGACACCTATTATTGATTTGCCAGGATTTCCCATGTCAACTGCAGTGGTTGCTTGGTCTCTTGTTTATCCTCTTCTTAAGCTCTTATCAGAGGGCGATTTTGATGAAAACATAGTGCTTAAAGAAGCCCTAAACGCAAAAGAAGAGATAATGGAACTCCTTGCGCCATGCTCATCTGTTCCAGGTCGTAACGAATGGCTTCGGGTCAAGGCTGTATCTTTGCATGGAAAGAAAAAATTTTTTCCTCTTTCTTCTGGATCGAGTACAATGTGGGCTATGTCTGAAGCTGATGGTTTTGTTTTATTATCTCGGTCTGTGGCAGAGTGTCCAATTGGAACTGAACTAGTAGTTTGGTTAACTCGCAAAATAGATTGGAATCGTCGTCTTCTCTTTCAAGGATCTAACGACCCAGCTTTCGAACGGTTGGGTTCATATATTCGAAGACGAGGGGGAGAACTTGTATATCGTTCTGTTGGTAGTCTCGGAGGGCTCTCCGCTTTATCGAGAGGGGAATGTCATATTGCTGCATGTCACCTTCTTGATCCTGAAAATGGAACATATAATGATTCATATATAGAAAAACTCTCTCAGGGGAAAACGTGGATACGACGTTTGCTCTTTTTCCGACAACAGGGGTTACTTGTGAAGAAGGGGAATCCACTTGAAATTTTTGATATCAAAGATATTGCAGAAAAACAGGCACGTTTTATTAATCGTCAGCCAGGTGCAGGAACTCGCGTCCTTCTCGATGCCCTCTTGAGGGAGAATGGAATGAAAACGAAGGAAATTAATGGATATACTATTCAAGCAACGACTCATTTTGATGCTGCAAATCGTATTACAGCTGGAGTTGCTGATGTGGCTTTAGGGATAAAAGCTGCTGCTGATGCTTTGAACCTTGATTTTATCCCCATAACAGAAGAACCGTATGAATTAGTCTATCCTGCGGAATATGAAAATCACCCTTGTCTCTTGGCTCTCCTCGATGCTCTAAATGATTCCCAATGGAAACTGCAGGTAGAAGAGCTGGGAGGCTATCGATGGAACTCTTAA
- a CDS encoding molybdopterin molybdotransferase MoeA: MSGFVTDLSNRFESISRVSEVLRFPWDLSFSYKDVQTSLGNIVAKDIFSTVVSPPYTRSLRDGYAVQSEDISGASSSSPVYLKLVGEIPMGQLPFRPLHAGEAMIIHTGGILPEGADSVVMLEYTAESGPWVEVRKAAQQGEHVIFKGEELRTGEKVLSCGDLVSFKNLGILATMGQISVPCLELRIGILSTGDEIVDISSPNLPPGCIRDVNSWALWGLLSVQGFHVSRLGIIKDKKGDLEKAIHEALNSFDVLLVSGGSSVSVRDYCSEILETLPDPGLIVRGVRMSPGKPVLIAGSLQERKLVMGLPGHPLSCMVAAKVLLLPLLNRLIGTQIQQSSFLLETTTDIIGSTGIEKFYPAILTNSSVAPLSAKSGYVGILKESSGLIRLDESVETVRRGEKVEFIPW, from the coding sequence ATGTCAGGTTTTGTAACAGATCTATCGAATCGCTTCGAGAGTATTAGTAGAGTTTCAGAGGTCCTACGTTTTCCGTGGGACCTTTCTTTTAGCTACAAAGACGTTCAAACCTCTTTGGGAAATATCGTAGCCAAAGATATTTTTTCCACTGTTGTCTCTCCTCCGTATACGCGAAGTTTAAGAGATGGTTACGCTGTACAAAGCGAAGATATTTCAGGCGCTTCTTCTTCCTCTCCCGTTTATTTAAAGCTTGTGGGAGAAATTCCTATGGGGCAACTTCCGTTTCGGCCCCTTCATGCTGGCGAGGCAATGATTATTCACACAGGTGGAATTCTTCCTGAGGGAGCTGATAGCGTTGTTATGCTTGAATATACGGCAGAGAGCGGACCATGGGTAGAAGTACGCAAGGCAGCACAGCAAGGAGAACATGTGATTTTTAAGGGAGAAGAACTACGGACGGGAGAAAAGGTTTTGTCTTGTGGAGACCTCGTATCCTTTAAAAATTTGGGTATATTGGCGACTATGGGGCAAATATCAGTACCTTGTCTTGAACTTAGAATAGGCATTTTAAGTACAGGTGACGAAATTGTAGATATTTCTTCACCCAATCTCCCTCCAGGGTGCATTAGAGATGTTAACAGTTGGGCATTATGGGGGTTACTCTCCGTTCAGGGTTTTCATGTTTCGCGATTAGGAATAATAAAAGATAAAAAAGGCGACCTTGAAAAGGCTATCCATGAAGCCCTAAATTCATTTGATGTCCTTCTTGTTAGCGGAGGTTCTTCTGTAAGTGTCAGAGATTATTGTTCGGAAATATTAGAAACACTCCCTGACCCAGGACTAATTGTGCGTGGCGTGCGGATGAGCCCTGGCAAACCAGTCTTGATAGCTGGGTCGCTTCAAGAGAGGAAACTGGTTATGGGGCTTCCTGGCCATCCCCTTTCTTGTATGGTTGCAGCAAAGGTCTTACTTCTTCCCCTTCTGAATCGACTTATAGGTACTCAGATACAGCAAAGCTCATTTCTTTTAGAAACGACAACCGATATTATAGGTTCTACCGGCATCGAAAAGTTTTATCCGGCTATTCTTACTAATTCTTCAGTAGCTCCTTTATCTGCAAAATCTGGCTATGTTGGAATCTTAAAGGAATCCAGCGGACTTATACGATTAGATGAAAGTGTAGAAACAGTACGGCGAGGAGAGAAGGTGGAATTTATACCATGGTAA
- a CDS encoding SPOR domain-containing protein, translated as MSARENRRQRDKKPMLPFGDLMLPIIGLIAVGLLIVGVKFFFLSEPAREPHKPVVVQESPAPSQESVPVAAAPVASSPAPAVPEQVAAPVTAQPNSEGTAKTTTAATSIVATTTEQTEKVAPPTGNSNWGVQIGSFKSSDAANRLKTKVSKEGYNAFVSKAVVKNSTYYRVTVSAGNQRNEADKCAAQLKQAGYPILVVRLQ; from the coding sequence ATGTCAGCACGAGAGAATCGCAGACAGAGAGATAAAAAGCCTATGTTGCCCTTTGGAGATTTAATGCTTCCTATAATTGGTCTCATAGCAGTTGGGCTTTTAATTGTAGGGGTAAAATTTTTCTTTTTATCTGAGCCGGCACGGGAACCGCATAAGCCAGTTGTTGTTCAAGAAAGTCCGGCGCCTTCGCAGGAGAGCGTGCCAGTTGCAGCTGCGCCTGTCGCTTCTTCTCCAGCACCTGCTGTGCCAGAGCAGGTAGCAGCTCCCGTTACGGCTCAGCCTAATTCTGAAGGAACGGCAAAGACAACTACAGCAGCTACAAGTATAGTGGCTACTACAACGGAGCAGACAGAAAAGGTTGCACCACCAACAGGTAATAGCAACTGGGGCGTTCAGATTGGTTCTTTCAAAAGTTCAGATGCGGCAAATCGTTTGAAAACAAAAGTATCTAAAGAAGGGTATAATGCTTTTGTATCCAAAGCTGTTGTAAAGAATAGTACGTATTATAGAGTTACGGTATCGGCAGGTAATCAGCGGAATGAAGCCGATAAGTGTGCAGCTCAATTAAAACAAGCAGGGTACCCTATCTTGGTCGTGCGTTTGCAATAA
- the ftsZ gene encoding cell division protein FtsZ translates to MEHVFQIDNATRPNRENIKVIGVGGGGGNALNHIIRSGIDGVEFIAANTDMAALGLSETKTRVILGRELTRGLGAGADPDVGSGAAKESIEEIRQLVTGADMVFLTAGMGGGTGTGATPVIAEVAKETGALVVAVVTNPFSFEGRKRKSHAEQGVSFLKEKVDALLVVENDRLLEIADKKTGLTEAFKLADEVLRQAVQGVTDLILKPSLINVDFADVRTVMKNAGSAIMGIGEGHGDSRAEMAAKAAINSPLMSTPMDGAKGILFNITGGSDIGIHEIQQAAEVIKGKADEDATVIWGHTIDDTMEDRLRITVIATGFSSGKGQKSVPKSVKSVTANKTVSRSTNVVLEEAEVVSAPEEDLFTMSGVPKNTYDIPSIIRRSQRSSK, encoded by the coding sequence ATGGAGCATGTATTTCAGATAGACAATGCGACACGGCCTAATAGAGAAAACATTAAAGTTATCGGAGTTGGCGGTGGCGGTGGAAATGCATTAAATCATATTATACGAAGTGGAATAGATGGGGTCGAATTTATCGCTGCAAATACGGATATGGCTGCATTGGGCCTTTCTGAGACTAAAACTAGAGTTATTTTAGGTAGAGAACTTACTCGTGGATTAGGTGCAGGTGCAGATCCAGATGTAGGTTCAGGTGCTGCGAAAGAATCTATTGAAGAAATTCGTCAACTTGTAACAGGTGCCGATATGGTCTTCCTTACAGCTGGAATGGGTGGTGGAACAGGTACGGGAGCTACCCCTGTTATAGCGGAAGTAGCTAAAGAAACAGGAGCTCTTGTTGTTGCTGTTGTGACCAATCCATTTTCCTTTGAAGGACGAAAACGAAAAAGTCATGCAGAACAGGGTGTAAGTTTCTTAAAAGAAAAAGTAGATGCATTGCTGGTTGTTGAAAACGATAGACTTCTTGAAATAGCTGACAAAAAGACAGGGTTGACCGAGGCCTTTAAATTGGCTGATGAAGTTTTGCGTCAGGCAGTACAAGGTGTAACAGACCTTATCTTAAAACCCAGTCTTATAAACGTGGACTTCGCAGACGTAAGGACAGTTATGAAAAATGCGGGCTCTGCTATTATGGGGATAGGAGAAGGACACGGAGATAGTAGAGCAGAAATGGCAGCAAAAGCAGCTATTAATAGCCCTCTTATGTCGACTCCTATGGATGGAGCCAAAGGTATTCTCTTTAATATAACTGGCGGAAGCGATATTGGAATTCATGAAATTCAGCAAGCTGCAGAAGTTATAAAAGGAAAAGCTGACGAAGATGCCACCGTAATTTGGGGGCATACAATTGATGATACGATGGAAGATCGTCTGAGAATAACGGTTATCGCTACAGGTTTTTCTTCGGGAAAAGGACAAAAAAGCGTACCTAAATCTGTCAAAAGCGTGACCGCTAACAAAACAGTTTCTCGGTCAACAAATGTTGTTTTAGAAGAAGCAGAGGTAGTTTCTGCTCCCGAGGAAGATCTTTTTACAATGAGCGGTGTCCCTAAGAATACATACGATATCCCTTCTATCATTAGGAGGTCTCAACGGTCGTCAAAATAG
- the ftsA gene encoding cell division protein FtsA encodes MYTEPEIIVGLDLGTSKISVVVAERDSRFQDAQIIGVGYAPSLGIRKGLIVNLEQAVQAVRMAVQDAEKMVGFEIDEATVAFSGIDATSVTSRGMVSLGRVPRQVGVQDIERVIEAAQSELAVPSNRVTLHTIPVKYSLDGNSGIDDPLGMTGIRLEIELQSVIVPTSVLQNIINCVESAGITVNGLVIKSLASALGSLTDEETRTGAVSLCIGGGTTGVALFADGRPVRLAVIPIGGDHITNDLAYVLKIPISKAEMIKQQISLLSDENEDAIEVETRGRTKVLNVPDAIDVILCRLEELFTEHVSKSLADQSVHMFPAGIVLSGGVAKTGGIEIFTTEVLNLPVRIAEPLDSFQMPPGRNDCEYTTSSGIIRYIINKERNPYRYIEAPIEVLRSGGVSAYVAAQRGGHQRNTKSANGEGFRHFLEMVKKSMKELF; translated from the coding sequence ATGTACACAGAGCCAGAAATAATAGTGGGGCTGGATCTAGGTACGAGTAAGATATCTGTTGTTGTCGCGGAAAGGGATTCCCGTTTCCAGGATGCCCAGATTATAGGTGTTGGTTATGCTCCTTCTTTGGGTATTCGCAAGGGACTTATTGTAAATCTGGAACAAGCGGTGCAGGCCGTTCGTATGGCCGTTCAGGATGCTGAAAAAATGGTTGGTTTCGAAATAGATGAAGCTACTGTAGCTTTCAGTGGTATAGACGCAACAAGTGTTACATCACGAGGAATGGTTTCTTTAGGTCGTGTTCCTCGACAAGTTGGCGTCCAAGACATAGAACGGGTTATTGAAGCTGCACAAAGTGAGCTCGCAGTTCCTTCCAATAGAGTGACACTCCATACGATTCCAGTAAAATATTCCCTTGACGGAAACAGCGGCATTGATGATCCTCTTGGTATGACGGGAATACGCTTAGAGATAGAGTTACAGTCTGTAATCGTTCCCACATCAGTATTACAGAATATAATTAATTGTGTCGAAAGTGCGGGAATTACTGTCAATGGTCTCGTTATTAAATCATTAGCAAGCGCTCTTGGTTCGCTTACTGATGAAGAGACACGAACTGGGGCTGTTTCTCTTTGTATCGGTGGAGGAACGACGGGAGTTGCGCTCTTTGCCGATGGGCGTCCTGTCCGGTTGGCGGTTATACCTATAGGTGGAGATCATATTACGAATGATTTAGCCTATGTTTTAAAGATACCTATTAGTAAAGCAGAAATGATAAAACAGCAGATTTCTCTTCTTTCTGACGAAAATGAAGACGCTATAGAAGTGGAAACGCGAGGAAGGACAAAAGTTCTCAATGTTCCCGATGCAATAGATGTTATTTTGTGTCGTTTAGAGGAACTTTTTACAGAACACGTTTCAAAAAGTTTGGCAGATCAGAGTGTTCATATGTTCCCGGCAGGTATTGTCCTTTCTGGCGGTGTTGCTAAAACAGGAGGAATTGAGATTTTTACGACAGAGGTGCTCAATCTTCCAGTTCGTATCGCTGAACCTCTTGATAGTTTTCAGATGCCTCCTGGACGTAATGATTGCGAGTACACAACTTCATCAGGAATCATTAGGTATATTATAAATAAAGAGCGTAATCCTTATAGGTATATCGAAGCGCCAATTGAGGTTCTTCGATCGGGAGGTGTATCCGCTTACGTGGCGGCTCAAAGAGGAGGACACCAGAGAAACACAAAAAGCGCGAACGGAGAAGGCTTTCGCCATTTCCTCGAGATGGTGAAGAAATCGATGAAAGAACTTTTCTGA
- the murB gene encoding UDP-N-acetylmuramate dehydrogenase produces the protein MNQRGVTFLEKEVAGQVKSSFPLSSLTTLGVGGIAEVCVWPSCVRDLVTLSSLKEESPVRIIGGGSNLIIHDGIIGGVVVCTKYLSSFSVIRETDKALITVEAGVPLAQLVNFGLKYGFAGLEFAVGIPGTLGGALIGNAGAQGEAISDLLQWVEVVDEHHQIRRLDKNDISWGYRYSQFKELHYTIASCCLIMEAVPLTIIRARTDEFLKMRSAQPHGYKSAGCIFKNPEGTSAGKLLDQCGCKGLKVGGAVVSEAHANFILNTGDATATDVLALIEKCRKIVFEETGYLLELEVQLFSSLE, from the coding sequence ATGAATCAAAGGGGCGTTACGTTTTTAGAAAAGGAAGTAGCAGGACAGGTCAAAAGTAGCTTTCCCCTTTCATCCTTAACGACATTGGGAGTGGGGGGAATAGCGGAAGTTTGCGTCTGGCCTTCTTGTGTACGCGATCTTGTAACGCTTTCATCCTTAAAAGAAGAGAGCCCTGTTCGTATTATAGGAGGGGGCAGCAATCTTATTATCCATGATGGAATAATAGGAGGAGTAGTTGTTTGTACAAAGTATCTTTCGTCTTTCTCAGTGATAAGAGAAACAGATAAAGCGTTAATAACAGTAGAAGCAGGGGTTCCTCTTGCGCAACTTGTTAACTTTGGATTGAAATATGGCTTTGCGGGTTTAGAGTTTGCCGTGGGTATACCAGGTACATTAGGAGGGGCTTTGATTGGCAATGCCGGTGCACAGGGAGAGGCAATCTCAGATCTTTTGCAGTGGGTTGAGGTTGTTGATGAGCACCATCAGATCAGACGCTTAGATAAAAATGATATTTCTTGGGGATATCGTTATTCTCAGTTTAAGGAGCTCCATTACACTATAGCTTCTTGTTGCCTTATTATGGAAGCTGTTCCCCTGACTATTATCAGGGCTAGAACAGACGAATTTTTAAAAATGCGAAGTGCCCAACCGCATGGCTATAAAAGTGCAGGGTGTATTTTTAAGAACCCAGAAGGAACAAGTGCCGGAAAACTTTTGGATCAATGTGGGTGCAAAGGGCTAAAGGTTGGTGGAGCAGTGGTCTCTGAGGCCCATGCTAACTTCATACTTAATACAGGGGACGCTACGGCAACAGACGTATTGGCCTTGATTGAAAAGTGCCGTAAAATAGTTTTTGAGGAAACGGGTTATCTTTTAGAGCTCGAAGTTCAGCTTTTTTCGAGCTTGGAGTAG
- the murC gene encoding UDP-N-acetylmuramate--L-alanine ligase has product MITNLKGINRIHLMGIGGAGMSGLALLLKDLGYDVSGCDMNWTSYVDKVIRDNIGFMLRHGKEHLDEFSPDLVIYSSAIPEDNEELVEARNRGIRTAKRGEVLSWIFDAQYGIGIAGTHGKTTTSSMIALILEQSGLSPTLAIGGELCDIGVNAKLGEGPYMVAELDESDGSFEGFHPNIAVLTNADWDHVNHYPTFESVIEAFGRFLVNPKDDGVVVLCGEDVGLSRILDQNHLKNDVITYGWGNAWDWGAYNVEHVPGGGVSFSVTKNGKFVDEVELSVSGDHNIMNALAACVVADRLEVPFPMIKKTLKTFRGAKRRLQYIGSANGLDVYDDYGHHPREVAATLNALSQMFPDRRLNIVFQPHRFTRTAAMYKQFAEVLSQTDRLFLLPVYPADEEPLEGVDSNLIYSELQLREYKNCVLCSDMYDAVALLKESTHEGDVVVTVGAGDVPAVGEMLLEELEKRVV; this is encoded by the coding sequence ATGATAACAAATCTGAAAGGTATTAATCGAATTCATCTCATGGGGATAGGCGGAGCTGGTATGAGCGGACTCGCCCTCTTGCTGAAAGATCTTGGGTACGATGTAAGCGGGTGCGATATGAACTGGACATCCTATGTCGATAAAGTTATTCGAGATAATATCGGTTTTATGCTCCGTCATGGGAAAGAACATTTAGACGAGTTTTCTCCCGATCTTGTTATCTATAGCAGCGCAATTCCAGAAGATAATGAAGAGCTTGTTGAGGCACGAAATAGAGGAATTCGTACAGCTAAAAGAGGCGAAGTTCTGAGTTGGATTTTTGATGCTCAGTATGGAATAGGAATAGCAGGGACCCATGGAAAAACAACTACTTCTTCCATGATTGCTCTTATATTAGAACAGTCAGGGTTAAGCCCGACGTTGGCTATTGGAGGAGAGCTTTGTGACATTGGGGTAAATGCGAAACTGGGAGAAGGCCCTTATATGGTAGCAGAGCTTGATGAAAGTGATGGATCTTTTGAAGGTTTTCACCCTAATATAGCGGTTTTAACAAATGCCGATTGGGATCATGTCAATCACTATCCTACCTTTGAGAGTGTAATAGAGGCCTTTGGTAGATTTTTAGTCAACCCTAAAGATGATGGTGTTGTTGTCCTCTGTGGAGAGGATGTTGGGTTGTCACGAATTTTGGACCAAAACCATCTTAAAAATGACGTGATAACATATGGATGGGGCAACGCTTGGGATTGGGGTGCATATAACGTAGAACATGTTCCAGGTGGTGGCGTTTCTTTTTCTGTTACCAAAAATGGTAAATTTGTCGATGAGGTAGAGTTATCTGTATCGGGAGATCACAATATTATGAATGCCTTGGCTGCTTGTGTTGTCGCAGATCGTCTTGAAGTTCCATTCCCGATGATAAAAAAGACATTAAAAACGTTTAGAGGTGCTAAACGTCGTTTGCAATATATAGGTTCTGCTAATGGACTTGATGTTTACGATGATTATGGGCATCATCCTCGTGAAGTGGCTGCAACTCTCAATGCCTTGTCGCAGATGTTTCCAGATAGACGACTTAATATCGTTTTTCAACCCCACCGCTTTACTCGAACAGCTGCAATGTATAAGCAATTTGCAGAAGTCCTTTCTCAAACAGACAGACTCTTTTTACTTCCTGTCTATCCTGCAGATGAGGAACCTCTTGAAGGCGTAGATTCTAATCTTATTTATTCGGAATTACAACTTAGAGAATATAAAAACTGTGTTCTCTGTTCGGATATGTATGATGCAGTGGCTTTATTGAAAGAATCAACACATGAAGGAGATGTTGTCGTAACTGTTGGAGCTGGAGATGTTCCAGCAGTAGGAGAAATGTTGCTAGAGGAACTTGAGAAGCGAGTGGTTTAA
- a CDS encoding glycosyltransferase: MKKAVFVAGGTGGHIFPAVSLGNWMKENIDNPVDITYICGSRLLEREIYKGCGITPEILPVEGSPLGILKMRKIIHRTLSLFSAFFKMLRFLRKDRPDVCVLFGGYVSFPPMLACLLCKVPVIIHEQNSIAGKVTRIAKKLGIPILAGWTECYPLGKSKFNHVGIPIRRFKIVDREEAWSKLDTGVAFPKGPIVGVLSGSLTSTPLFQTICELAKESDLNDVTFLVVGGKGRCFGTDTIVAVERQWDMSIIYSVVDTVIARAGASTLAELMVLGVPSLIVPWRGASDGHQERNAALFEQMTGNIVWDEHASKHELKQHLIDCITKAHDCMRLNGRRPDSYESNSSKRIWDVLISLTRRESL; the protein is encoded by the coding sequence ATGAAAAAAGCAGTTTTTGTGGCAGGAGGAACAGGCGGACATATTTTCCCAGCTGTTTCATTAGGTAATTGGATGAAAGAAAATATCGATAACCCTGTCGATATTACGTATATATGTGGATCAAGACTTTTGGAAAGAGAAATATATAAAGGTTGCGGGATAACTCCTGAAATTTTGCCGGTTGAAGGTTCTCCTCTTGGAATATTAAAGATGAGAAAAATCATTCATCGCACGTTGAGCCTTTTTTCGGCCTTTTTTAAGATGTTGCGTTTTTTGAGAAAAGATCGGCCGGATGTGTGTGTTCTTTTTGGAGGATATGTTTCTTTTCCTCCGATGTTAGCATGTTTGCTTTGCAAAGTTCCTGTAATAATTCATGAACAAAATTCTATAGCTGGTAAAGTGACACGAATAGCGAAAAAGCTTGGAATTCCAATCCTTGCGGGATGGACAGAGTGCTATCCTCTGGGAAAAAGTAAATTTAATCACGTGGGAATTCCAATTCGAAGATTTAAAATAGTTGACCGTGAGGAAGCTTGGAGTAAACTAGATACAGGGGTAGCTTTTCCGAAAGGCCCTATCGTTGGTGTATTAAGTGGATCTCTTACAAGTACCCCTCTCTTTCAAACAATATGTGAATTAGCAAAAGAGTCTGATCTTAACGATGTAACTTTTCTTGTCGTAGGCGGTAAGGGACGTTGCTTTGGAACAGATACCATTGTGGCAGTTGAAAGACAGTGGGATATGTCTATAATCTATTCGGTTGTAGATACTGTCATAGCGAGAGCAGGGGCATCTACCCTTGCGGAATTAATGGTTCTCGGTGTTCCTTCTCTTATCGTTCCGTGGCGTGGCGCTTCTGATGGCCACCAAGAGAGGAATGCAGCCTTATTTGAACAAATGACTGGAAATATTGTGTGGGATGAACATGCGTCCAAGCATGAACTTAAACAACATCTCATAGACTGTATAACAAAAGCTCACGATTGCATGAGGCTTAACGGGAGACGACCAGATAGTTATGAGAGTAACAGCAGTAAAAGGATCTGGGACGTTTTAATCTCGTTGACGCGAAGGGAGAGTCTGTAA
- a CDS encoding FtsW/RodA/SpoVE family cell cycle protein, with translation MIEKIPRVDPLLWIIPLVLNCLGLVMIVSLTSQESMEVWGSPFIIGFKQVQWSFLGLCAMFTMYLLPISVWKRMSAPLWILAFFLCFLTLIPGLGIEAGGAKRWVSVGPVQFQPIELLSFATVIHLSKCLSRSEETASRKFWFITMAMIAFSALPLVMQPDIGGMLLLSIICMGVHVESQGWGYPLIVGTGGLALLFPVIIKESYRFRRYVAFLDPWKEPLDSGFQVIQGLVAFANGGLIGVGVGKGLQKMNYLPAAHTDYIFAAIGEEFGFIGTFLVVFLFAFWTWRCYRVYRNTSDFFMRTLLWGLVISVLLPFFINVGGVTKLMPLTGMPLPFVSYGGSSLLMMWVRAGLIVRITKEIVGVQS, from the coding sequence GTGATCGAAAAAATACCACGCGTAGATCCTCTTTTATGGATCATTCCCCTTGTCCTTAATTGTTTAGGGCTGGTGATGATCGTTTCTCTCACTTCTCAGGAGTCTATGGAAGTGTGGGGATCTCCATTTATTATTGGTTTTAAGCAAGTCCAATGGAGCTTTCTTGGGCTATGTGCCATGTTTACCATGTATTTATTACCGATAAGTGTTTGGAAAAGGATGAGCGCCCCTCTTTGGATTTTAGCTTTTTTTCTTTGCTTTTTAACGCTCATTCCAGGACTAGGGATTGAGGCAGGTGGGGCGAAGCGATGGGTAAGTGTGGGACCTGTTCAGTTTCAGCCCATAGAACTGTTGTCGTTCGCTACAGTTATTCATTTGTCCAAATGTCTATCACGCTCGGAAGAGACGGCTTCTCGGAAATTTTGGTTTATAACTATGGCTATGATTGCTTTTTCTGCGCTTCCGTTGGTTATGCAGCCTGATATAGGCGGCATGCTTCTATTATCAATTATTTGCATGGGAGTGCATGTAGAAAGTCAGGGATGGGGATATCCTCTTATTGTCGGAACAGGGGGGCTGGCACTTCTTTTCCCCGTCATTATAAAAGAAAGTTATCGTTTCCGTAGATATGTTGCATTTTTAGATCCATGGAAAGAACCTTTAGATAGTGGATTTCAGGTTATACAGGGGCTTGTAGCTTTCGCTAATGGAGGGCTTATTGGTGTAGGTGTTGGGAAAGGACTACAAAAAATGAACTATCTTCCTGCTGCTCATACGGACTATATTTTTGCGGCAATAGGGGAAGAATTTGGCTTTATAGGAACGTTTCTAGTTGTTTTTCTTTTTGCGTTCTGGACGTGGAGATGTTATAGAGTCTATAGAAATACTTCTGACTTTTTTATGAGAACGCTTCTATGGGGGCTTGTAATTTCTGTCTTGTTGCCCTTTTTTATTAATGTCGGCGGTGTAACGAAGTTGATGCCATTAACCGGTATGCCGTTGCCATTTGTGAGCTATGGGGGAAGTTCCTTGCTCATGATGTGGGTGCGAGCAGGCCTTATTGTTCGCATAACGAAAGAGATAGTAGGTGTACAGTCATGA